The following are encoded together in the Salvelinus alpinus chromosome 29, SLU_Salpinus.1, whole genome shotgun sequence genome:
- the LOC139558392 gene encoding replication protein A 14 kDa subunit-like has product MIFPALQPACLIYNRSYKLCTAKSFEMAVFELQKARINSDMLSRYISRPICFVGRVEKIHPTGKSFSLSDGEGKSASVELNEPLDEELSGVVEVLGMVSNKGTIMASAYNILREDKGIPFDLELYNDVLKVIHDFPQHYPFEIATSG; this is encoded by the exons ATGATATTTCCCGCGCTACAACCTGCTTGTCTGATATACAATCGTAGCTACAAATTGTGCACAGCAAAATCTTTCGAAATGGCAGTTTTCGAGTTACAAAAAGCCAGGATTAACTCTGATATGCTGTCTCGATATATCAGCAGGCCGATTTGCTTCGTTGGACGCGTTGAGAAG ATCCACCCAACAGGAAAATCATTCAGTCTTTCGGACGGAGAAGGGAAGTCTGCATCAGTGGAACTCAACGAGCCC CTTGATGAGGAGCTGAGCGGGGTGGTGGAGGTGCTTGGTATGGTGTCCAACAAAGGGACAATAATGGCCTCTGCATACAACATACTCAGAGAAGACAAAGGCATTCCTTTCG ACCTGGAGCTGTACAATGATGTCCTGAAAGTCATCCACGATTTCCCCCAGCACTATCCATTTGAAATAGCCACCAGTGGATGA